Below is a genomic region from Burkholderia pyrrocinia.
AAGCCGGCCGGGGAAACGGCCTATGTCGCCGGCGTGACCGAGCCGCTGCAGCACGGCCGCCCGGCCGTCGCGAAAGGCATCGTCGGCCACGCGGACCTGCGGCTCGGCGAACGCGTGCGCGACGTGCTGGAAGCGCATCTCGAAGCGGGGCGCGGGCGGTTTCGCGGGGTTCGGCACCTGACCACGTGGGATGCCGATCCGACGCTCGCCAATCCGCTGTCGGCGGTGCCGCGCGGGCTGCTGCTCGATTCCGCGTACCGGGCCGGCGTCGCGCAGCTCGCGCCGCTCGGGCTGTCATATGACGCGTGGCTGTTCTTTCCGCAACTGCCCGAGCTGTTCGAGCTCGCGAAGGCGAACCCCGATACGCGGATCGTCGTCAATCATTGCGGCGGCGTCGTGCGGATCGCCAGTTATGCGGACAAGCGGCCGGAGGTGTTCGAGCGCTGGTCGGCGTCGATGCGCACGCTCGCGCAACTGCCGAACGTGTACGTGAAGGTCGGCGGGCTCGGGATGCGCATCAACGGTTTCGATTTCGAGAAGGGCGCGCGGCCGCCGTCTTCCGGGCAGCTCGCCGACGCGTGGAAGCCGTGGATGCTGACGTGCATCGAAGCGTTCGGCGCCGAGCGCTGCATGTTCGAGAGCAATTTCCCGGTCGACAAGGGTTCGTATTCGTACGTGAACGGCTGGAATGCGTTCAAGCGGCTGACCGCGCATGCGAGCCCGGACGAGCGCGACGCGCTGTTCCGGGGCACGGTCACGCGCGCTTACCGGCTCGGCTGATGCGTATCGCGACAGGCTGGTGCGTGCTCACCCGGCTTCCACCAGCGCCGCGAGCTTCGCCAGCGCCATGCGCCAGCCGGTCTCGTTGTCGGCGGCCGGCACGCCGGGCGGCACCCCGTCGTGCACGGCGTCCACGCGCGTGCCGCCCGCTTCGTCGGACAGCGTGATCGTGATCGTCATGGCGCCGCGCAGCATCGGATCGTCGGTCTCGAACACGTCGATCTCGACGATCCGCTCGTCCGGCACGAGCGTGACGAAGCGGCCGTGATAGGTATCGGTGTGCGTGGTGGTCTTGCCGGTGCCGGCTGACGGCACGTCGTAGCTGAGCGACACGCGCAGCGCGCCGCCTTCGCGCGCATCGAACGCGTCCACGCGGCACGTCATGCCGTCGGGCACCTTCCATTGTTCGACCGCGTGCGGATCGAGCAGCGCGCGGTAGACGCGCCCGCGCGGTGCGTTCAGGTGCCGGCTGACCCGGGTCGAATGCGTGTGCGTGTGCAACATGTCGCCTCCCGCGGAGCGCGCGCGACGGTGCACGCCGGATGCCGGCGTGTCGTCATGCTTCCTTCAGGAATCGTAGGCGCGGGCGGGGCGGCATGCAATGACCGCGCACGCGTCCGCGTTCAGCGCAGCGTGGCCGCGAATGCGTCGAGTTGCGTGATGCAGGTGTTCCAGCCCTCGAAGAAACCCAGCGCTTCGTGGCGCTCGCGCGTCGCGGCATCGGGGTGCATCACGCGCGCCTCGTAGCGGCTGCCCGCGGCGTCGTCGGCCATCGTGACGATCGCCGTGAAGCCGAGCCACGGCACCTGCGGCCGCCAGCCGCCGGTAAGCATCGACGTGAATGCGATGCGCGCTTCGGGCACGATTTCGAGGAAGCAGCCGGGATTGTCGCTCGTGCCGCCATCGGGGCCGCGCATGAACGTGTGGAAGGTGCCGCCCGGCCGCAGGTCGAACGCACGCACCTCGGTGGTCCACGGTTTCGGGCACCACCATTCCTTGAGTAGTTCGGGGTCGGTCCACGCACGCCACAGCGCGTGGCGCGGCGCGCGCAGCGTGCGTGTGATGACGAGATCGTGGGCTTCAGCGGGTTCGACGTCGCTTGCTGACATCTTGCTCCTCCTGGTGACGGCGTTCGACGAATTCGACGAGACGATCGGATCGCGCTTCCCACAGCGCGCGCTGCGCGGCGAGCCATTCCTCGGCCTCGGTCAGCCGGCTGCCGACCAGCGCGCAGGTGCGCGAGCGGCCGGTTTTCCGGGTCTGGACGAGGCCGCTGCGCTCGAGCACGGCGACGTGCTTCTTGACGTCCTCGTCCGTCTAAAGGCGGAGGATTCCCACTACTGGCGATGCACGTCCGCATCGGAGAATGTTCAACGCAGCATTGGTATCGCGATCATGCAAGACACCACAGCCACTGCAGGCCCACTCTCTTATTCGCAGCCCCGCGATACCTTTCGGCCGCGTCGTGCTGTCTTTCGACCCGCACGCCGAACAGGACTGGGTAGAACCGCTTTCGTCCACTTCCTCGAACGTGGCCCCGTGCGCCATCGCTTTGTAACGGAGCTTGTTCCGAAAGGAGGACCAAGATGCATCGTAGACGCTCTTCGCAATCCTGGTTCTGGCGAGTTTGACGGCCGACACGTTGCCGACCGCGATGTAATCGAAGCGCCGCACCAGATCGAGCGCGAGCTTGTGCTGGAAATCGGCGCGGGCATTCGCCACCTTCGCGTGCAGCTTCGCGATATGTCGCTTGTGCTTTCGTGCCCGTTGCACTTTCGCCACTTGCGCCACTTGAGCGCGTGTTTCTGCGTGTCATTGCAGAAGTTCCAGACGTAGTTCACCGCACGGCTCTGTTTGTTAAGCAGTCCGTTGAGCGACTTCACCCGGTAGCGGTAGACAAGAATCATACCGGTGATGCTAACCCGTGGAAGAAGCGGCCTGTCAACAGCACTCCTTTCTTTCCCACCATCAATGGCCGGGTTTACCGGAGCAAATCCTGATGAACGATGGCAGCGCCGTGTCGAACGGCGCGGCCAGTTCAGAGATGGTTCGCCTGCCGCCGCCGAGTGCGCTGACTATCGCGCAGCGTGTCGGATCGGCCAGTGCTTGGAATACGTCGTCGATACCGAGTTGAAAGTTTGCCATGCGGCGAAGCAAAGGCGATGCAGCGGGAATTTTCGTCGCGTAGGATGATGGGGCGGTAACACGCGCCGACCGGGCGCCCCGTTGCCGAAAGCCTGCCGCCGTCGCGTGAGCCGCGACGATCGGCCGGTGTTCCTTTTGATCCAGGCATACGCCGCGCTCACGCGGTGCGGCACGCCTGACTACCGGAGATAGCATGACCGAACCTGTTACTGTCCGCCGCGTCGGCGCGAGCGATGCGACAGCTTGCGTCGACGCGCTGGCCGATGTGCTGATTGACTGCGTCGAGGGCGGCGCATCCGTCAGTTTCATGTTGCCGATCGAGCGCTCGACCGCCGTCGCGTTCTGGACGCGCGTGGCCGATGGCGTCCAGAACGGCGAGCGCATCCTGCTCGTCGCCGAGGACGCGGCCGGCCGGATCGTCGGCACCGTGCAGGTCGTGACCGAGCAGCCCGAGAACCAGCCGCATCGCGCGGACATCGCGAAGATGCTGGTGTCGCGGCATGCGCGTCGGCAGGGTGTCGCCGCGCGGCTGATGGCGGCGGCCGACGCGGCCGCGCGCGACGCCGGCAAGACCGTGCTCGTGCTCGACACCGTGACGGGCGGCGACGCCGAGCGGCTGTACGAGCGGGCCGGCTGGCAGCGCGTCGGCGTCGTGCCGAACTTTGCGCTGATGCCCGATGGCGCGCTTTGCGCGACGACGTTCTTCCACAAGCAGCTCGCGTAACGGCGCGCGTCCACGTCGCTCATCGGCATCCGCCATGCATCCCGTCGCCCCCGCGCTCCTGTTCGTCACGCTTGCGGCCGGTGTCGTCGCGTGGCTCGCGCCTGCGTTGCTCGCGGCCGCGTGGCGACGCCGCACGCAGGTGCCGTTGCGCGTGTTTTTCTACGGCATGCTGACCTTCCTCGTGTTCCAGCCAGTGCTGCGCATGTCGTGGCAGGTTCCGCTGTACCGCTGGCTCGCTCACGACCCGCGCTGGCATCTGCCGATGCTGGTGTTCGCGGCGTTGACGGCCGGGCTGTTCGAGGAATGCGGGCGCTGGGTCGCGTTCCGGTATCTGCTGCCGAAGCGGCGCGACGCGCAGACGGCCGTGATGCTCGGGCTCGGGCACGGCGGGCTGGAGGCGATGCTGCTGGTCGGCGTCGGGTTTCTCGCGCTCGGCACGGGCTACCTGCTCGCGCACGCGGGCGTCGTCGTGCCCGAGGGCGTGCAGTCGCTGATCGGGTCGCAGTTCGCGGGCATGACGCTCGCGTCGCCGTTTCTCGCGCTGCTCGAACGCACGAGCGCGCTGGCCGCGCATGTCGGGCTGTCGCTGATCGTGCTGCAGGCATTCGTGCGCGGCACGAAGCGCTGGCTCGCGTATGCGATCGCGATCCATTTCGTGATCGACCTCGCCGTCGTGTTGCTGACGCGGTACTGGCATGTCGGTACCGTGCTGGTCGAAGCGATCCTGTTCGCGTGCAGCGCCGTGCTCCTGTGGCTTGGCATTCGCTGGAGCCGATGGGGGACGGGCGCCGGCGACACGCGCTCTGGGCACGCAGCGTGACGCGCGTCGCCCGTTTCAGCCGTGCGCGGCGGGGGCGGTAGCCGGGTGGCCGGCCGCTCTCCGGATCGCCACCGGCTGGCGAGGTTCAAGGCCATGCCGGCCGTGACGATGACGATGCCGGCGAGCGCAGGGACGTGTCCCCGGTCTCGCTGAGCGTCGAGCGCCGGGCCGCGCCGGAAGCCGGCCGGAACGAAAAGCAGGGCCGGAGGCGTCGCCGGTCCGATATATTCACGCAGGAAGAACGCCAACAAGACGCTACGGACCCGCCGCCTCGATGAAACGCTCCCATGTCGCTCTCGCCCTCGCGGGCCTGCTCGTCGCACTGCCGATTGCCGCGTACGCGCTCGTCAAGCCGCTGCGCATCGTCGCGCCCGCGCTGATCCCCGGCGTGTCCTGCCCGAGCGCCGACATCTGCACGGACGATGCCGCGAAGCTCGGCGACGCGCAGCAACTCTATCGCGACGGCTATGCGCGCGCGGCGGCGGCCGTCGGCGGGTTCCGTGCCGCGCCGCGCGTCGTGTTCTGCTCGACGCTCGCGTGCGCCGACGCATTCGGCCTCGGCCAGCGCGCGGCACTGACGCTCGGCAATTTCGGCGTGGCCGTGGCGCCGCGCGGCTGGCAGACCTACTTTCTCGCGCACGAGCTGATCCATCACCGCCAGGCCGAAGTGCTCGGCAACCTGGCCGTCGCGATCAAGCCGCGCTGGCTGATCGAAGGGATGGCGTATTCGCTCAGCGAAGATCCGCGCCATCCGCTGACGGAGCCGTTCGAATCGTGGCGCACGCGTTTCGATGCGTGGCATGCGGCGCTGGGCGGGCAACCGCTGTGGGATGCCGCGCGAGCGGTGGAATAGCGCGGGAGCGCGGGAAGCGCAGCGCGCCGCTGCGCGCTTCGTTACGCCGGCGCGACCGGACCGTCGCGTCCGTCGGTGAGCGCATCCCGTCCCGCGTCGAGGATCTCGTCGGCCAGCGCGGGATCGGTGCCGGCGATCGCGCGCGACAGCACGAGCGCGCCGACCATCTGGCTGAAGACTGCGAGCGCATCGCGGCGCGTCTGTTCAGGCGTCGCGCCTTCGGTCGCCACCATCCGTTCCAGCCGGTCGAGATACGCTGTCAGGCCGTGCGCGTAGCGCGCGCGCGCCGCATCGGTCAGTCGCGGCGCGTCGCCCGCGAAGCCGGACAGCGGGCACCCGGCCTCGACATTGTCGCGATGCGCTGCCGACAGATACAACGCCACCTGCGCGGCGAGACTGCCGGCGTTCGGCGAATCCGCGCGGTCCTGCATCGCCTTTTCCATCACCTCGGCGACCAGCGCATCCTTCGACTTGAAGTGGTTGTAGAAGCCGCCCTGCGTGAAGCCGGCTTCCTTCATCAGCTCCGTCAGCCCGACGGCGTCGACGCCGCGTACGCGGAACAGCCGCTCGGCGGCCGCGACGATCGCGCTCCGGTTCTCGGCAGCCTGCTGTCTTGATACGCCCATCGATCCCTCCCTGATTCTGCTGATCGCGTCGATTGAAAAACACAATGGCGGTCACAATTGACATGCCCGGGCGGCGCGAACACAATGCACCGCAAAGACAATGGTGATCGACATTGATATCGAGTGTAGCCGACTTGGCGGGCAGTGCGAAGCCACGGCGGGAACACGGATGGAAATCGGTCGAGGTCTTTGGCGCCGCAGGGTGACCGGAAGCGGACGGCTCACCGTCTGCTGCCCGTCATCTGGCGGCGCAACGGTTCGGTACGTAATGGCAGCCTCGTTTTCCACCGGATCTCACGCGCGCGACGAGCCGGCGCGCATGCGATTCATCATGCGAAAGGAACGATCATGAAGATCGAAGGTGCAGTCGTTTTCGTGACGGGCGCAAACCGCGGGCTCGGGCTCGAGTTTGCGAAGCAGGCGCTCGCAAGAGGGGCGCGGAAGGTCTATGCGGCGGCGCGCGATCCGGCCACCGTGACGCTGCCGGGCGTCGTGCCCGTGAAGCTCGACGTGACCGATCCGGCGGCCGTCGCCGCGGCGGCCGACGCGGCGCGCGACGTCACGCTGCTGATCAACAACGCGGGCATTGCGCGGCTCGGCAGCCTGACGGACGACGGCGCGCCCGACGCGCTGCGCGAGCACTTCGAAACCAACGTGTTCGGGATGCTGGCGATGTCGCGGGCGTTTGCCGGAACCCTTGCCGGCCATGGCGGCGGCGCGATCCTGAACATCCTGTCGGTCGCGAGCTGGGTGAACCGGCCGATCCTGGCGGGCTACGGCGTGTCGAAATCGGCCGCGTGGGCGCTGACCAACGGGCTGCGCCATTCGCTGCGCGAGCAGCGCACGCAGGTCGTCGGGCTGCATGCCGGTTTCATCGATACCGACCTGACGCGCGGCCTCGACGTGCCGAAGGCAACGCCGGACGACGTCGTGCGCCAGGCCTACGACGCGATCGAAGCGGGAGCGGAGGAAGTGTCGACCGACGAGTTCACGCGGCACGTGAAAGCCACGCTGTCGTCGGGCGTCTATCTGGAAGAACCGGCGCCGCGTTGACGCCGCCGGGAAGCACGACCCGCCGCCCGCGCTGCGCGCGCGGCGGGCCGTGCCGTCAGGCCGTGGTGTCGATGATGCCCGGAATCTTCACGTCTGGGTTCACGTCCGCGTCGTAGTCGACGCCTGCGATCTCGAAGCCGAACAGTCGCAGGAAGTCGGTCTTGTAGCCGGCGAAGTCGGTCAGCTCGTACAGGTTCTCGTTCGTCACCTTGTCCCACTGCGCGACGACCTTCGCCTGCACCTGCGGATCGAGTTCCTTGTAGTCCGCGCGCAGGCGGCCTTCTTCGTCGACGTGCGGCGTCGCGCCGTACAGGCTGTCCTTGAGGAGCCCGTACACCTGCTCGATACAGCCTTCGTGCGTGCCGATTTCCTTCATCACCTTGAACAGCAGCGACAGGTACAGCGGCATCATCGGAATCGCCGAGCTGGCCTGCGTGACGACGGCCTTCAGCACCGACACGCGTGCGTCGCCGCCGTGCGCGGCCAGCTTGTCGCGGATCGACAGCACCTTCTTGTCGAGATCCTTCTTCGCTTCGCCGATCGAGCCGTTCCAGTAGATGTCGTGCGTGATCTGCTCGCCGAGATACGTGAACGCGGTCGTCTTCGCGCCGTCGGCCAGCACGCCGGCTTCATCCAGCGCGTCGATCCACATCTGCCAGTCCTCGCCGCCCATCACGGCGACGGTGCCGTCGATCTCTTCCTGCGTGGCCGGTTCGAGCGCGACTTCGCGGATCACTTCCTTGTCGGTGTCGAGGCCGCGGAACGTGACCGACTTGCCGATCGGCTTGAGCGTCGAGCTGATGGTTTCGCCCGTCTTCGGGTGCGTGCGGCGCGGTGCCGCGAGGCTGTAGACGACGAGATCGACCTTGCCGAGATCCTGCTTGATGGTGTCGATCGTGACCTGCTTGACCTTGTCGGAGAATGCGTCGCCGTTGATGCTGCGCGCATAGAGCCCCTTTTCGGCGGCGAATTTCTCGAACGCGGCGCTGTTGTACCAGCCGGCCGTGCCGGGCTTCGATTCGCTGCCGGCGCGCTCGAAGAACACGCCGAGCGTGTCCGCGCCCGAGCCGAATGCGGCCGAGATCCGGGCGGCGAGGCCGTAGCCGGTCGACGCGCCGATCACGAGCACCTTCTTCGGGCCGTTGGCGATCGGGCCGTGCGAAGTCACGTAGTCGATCTGTTCCTTGACGTTGGCTTCGCAGCCGACGGGATGAGTCGTCACGCAGATGAAGCCACGCACGCGCGGTTTGATGATCATGGAAACCCCTGTTCAGAAAGGCGGAAACGGCCTGAAATCGGAAAAATCCCGCGCATTGTAAAGGAAGCGGCCGATCGCGGGCGGGCGCGGCCGGAAGGTGCCGGATCATCCGGTTATTTCTCTCTTGACAGAAATAACTGAAATGAATAAATTTCCCGACATGGAACTCACACCGATTGCCGAACGATTCATTCTCCACTGGGGCGAAATGGGCTCGCGGTGGGGCGTCAACCGAACCGTCTCGCAGATTCACGCGCTGCTCTACCTGGCCGGCCGGCCGGTCGCGGCCGACGAGATCGCCGAGACGCTCAACGTCGCGCGCTCCAACGTCAGCACGAGCCTGAAGGAACTGCAGGCGTGGCGGCTCGCGAAGGTCGTGCATGTGCTGGGCGATCGCCGCGACCATTTCGAGACGTCGACCGACATCTGGGAACTGTTCAAGCTGATCGTCGAAGGGCGGCGGCAGCGCGAGATCGAGCCGACGCTCACGGTGCTGCGCGATTGCCTGACGAGCCCGGAGATCGCCAACGAGAGCCGCGAGACCGAACAGCGCATCCGCGACACGCTGCAGTTCGTCGAGACGCTCACGACCTGGTCGGACGAGATGCTGCGGCTCAAGCCCGATACGCTGATGAAGGCGCTCGGCATCGGCGCGAAGATCAGCCAGACGGTCAGGCGCAAGTCGTCGAAGTAAGCGGTAGCGGAAGTGCGGGCAGGCAGCCCGCTTTTTTCGGGGTTGATATTTCTGTCTGTACAGAAATAACTGTAAAGAGAGGATGAAAATGAACGCAGTCTTGCCGTCGACCGGCCAGGGCGGCCACACCGGGGAACGCAGCATGACCGTCCTCGTCTGCGGCGCGAACGGCTTCATCGGGCGGGCACTGTGCGCGCAGCTCGAAGCCGGCGGCCATCGTGTGCTGCATGGCGTGCGCGATGCGGCCGGCCCGCGCGACGTCGGGATCGACTTCGCGAAGGATGTCGATCCCGACACGTGGCTCGCGCGGCTGGAGGGCGTCGACGTGGTGATCAATGCGGTCGGCATCCTCGCCGATCGACGCGGCGCGACGCTCGACGCCGTGCATCGCGCCGCGCCGTGCGCGCTTTTCACCGCGTGCTGCCGTGCGCGTGTGCGGCGTGTGATCCAGATCTCGGCGCTCGGCGTCGAGCGCGGCGATACGCGGTACTTCGCAAGCAAGCACGCAGCCGACCGCTTCCTGCAGACGCTGCCGATCGATTTCCGGATCGTGCGTCCGGCGCTCGTCTACGGTGCGGCCGGCACGTCGGCGCGGTTTTTCCGGATGCTCGCGAGCCTGCCCGTGCATGCACTGCCGGCGGGCGGCCATCAACGGCTGCGTCCCGTGCACGTCGACGACCTCGCCGAACTCGTCGCGCGGCTCGTCGCGCAGTCGTTCGATGCGCCAGCGGCCGGCAGCGCGGTGATCGACGTGGTCGGCAACGACGAAGTCGAATACCGCGAGATGCTGGCCCGCTACCGCGCCGCGCTCGGGTTTCCGCCGGCCGCCGGCGTGACGCTGCCGGGCCCGCTGGTCGGCGCGGCGGCCGCGCTGTTCGGCACGCTGCCGGGCGCAATGCTCACTCGCGACTCGTGGACGATGCTGCGCGGCGGAAACACCGGCGATCCGGCGGCTGCCGCGGCCGTGCTCGGCCGGCCGCCACGCGGCATCGGCGGTTTCATCGGCGCGGACGCGGCCGCGCTGCGTCGCGACGCGCTCGCGATGTGGCGGCGCCCGTTGCTGCTGGGCGCGCTCGCGATCGTGTGGATCTGGACGGCCATCGCAAGCGCGTTCATCCATCCGCTGCACGCGAGCCTCGCATTGCTCGCGCATGCGCACCTGACGGGGCTGCCTGCGCTGGTCGCGCTCTACGCGGCAAGCGCGCTGGACTTCGCGTTCGGCATCGCGACCGTCGCCGCGCCGTCGCGCCGCCTGTGGGTTGCGCAAGCCGTGCTGATCGTCGCGTACTCGGCCGTCATCGCGGTCACGATGCCGGGCCTGCTGGCCGAACCGTTCGGCCCCGTGCTCAAGAACGTGCCGATTCTCGCGATCCTGTTGATCCTGTTTTCAGAAGAAGAACAACCATGAATACCTATCTCGTCGTCAAGGCGCTGCATATCCTGTCCTCGGTGCTGCTGGTCGGCACGGGGTTCGGCACCGCGTTTTATCTGTTCTTCGCGAACCGCACGCGGTCGGTGCCCGCGATCGCGGCCGTGTCGCGGCTCGTGGTGCGCGCGGACTGGTGGTTTACGACACCGGCCGTGATCTTCCAGCCGGCGTCGGGGTTGTGGCTCGCGCATACGGCCGGCTGGCCGTGGCATACGCCGTGGCTCGTCGCGTCGATCGTGCTGTACGCGATCGCCGGCGCGTGCTGGCTGCCGGTCGTGTGGCTGCAGGTCGAACTCGCCGCGATGGCGAAGCTCGCTTACGTGAACGGCGACGGCGCATTGCCGGAGCGCTACTGGCGCTATGCGAAGCGCTGGGAGCTGCTCGGTTATCCGTCGTTCTTCGCGATGCTGTCCGTCTACTTCCTGATGGTGATCAAGCCGGCGTAAGCGCGTCGTACCTGAAAACAGTCGACCGATCGATTCATGATTTTTTCGGTAAAGGAAGGAGTGCAGATCATGAACATCAATGAAGCGGTGCCGACCATCGGCGACGTTGCAGGACGCGTTGCACCTCGGCCTGCGCCCGACAACGCGCGACGCATCGTCGTGAGCTGGATGTATGCCGCGGCGATCGTGCATCTGCTCGTCGGCGTGGCCGTTCCGTGGCTCGCCGGCGCACCGTTCGTCGATGCGTATCACCGCGGCATCGAGCTGCATTTCTGGGCGGGCGCGGCACCGGAACCGGCGCGTGCCCAGCAGATATGGTGGATGTCGTTGATAGGCGCGACGGTGCAGTGCGCGTCGGTCTGGATGCTGGCGCTCGTCCACCTCGGCAACCGGTTGCGCAGGCGGGAAGTGTGGGGATGGCTGCTGGCCGGCCTGTTGATCTGGGCGCCGCAGGACATGCTGTTTTCATTGCAGGCCCGTGTGTGGGGCCACGTGGCGTTCGACGCGGCCGCACTCGTCGCGATGGTTCCGCCGCTTGTCTGGCTGTTGAGGAGGGATACCGTATGAACACCTTGCCTGCCTTCGACTGGGCGCTCAACCTGCTGATCGTGCAGGGCGCGATGGGCGCATTCGATACGCTTTATCACCACGAACTCACGCAGGACCTGCCTAACAGCCCGCGCGCGCGGCTCGAGCTGGCGATTCATGCGGTGCGTTCCGTGCTCTACGGCCTCGTGTTCGCATCGATCGCGAACGTCGCGTTTCACGGCGCCTGGGTCGCGGCCATCGCGGCGGTGGTGCTTGTCGAAGTGGTGCTGACGTTGTGGGATTTCGTCGTCGAGGACCAAAGCCGCAAGCTGCCGGCGACCGAGCGCGTGCTGCACACGCTGCTGGCCGTCAACGGCGGCGCGCTGTTCGGGATGCTCGCGATGCAACTGGCCGTCTGGGCGCACGAACCGACCGCGCTGCACGCGATCGACGTCGGCTGGCGCGGCTGGCTGCTCAGCCTGTTCGCCGTCGGCGTGACGGTGTCGGGTATCCGCGACGGGATTGCCGCGTGCCGTATCGCGCGACACGCTCCGGTTGCCAATCCGTTCGCGGGGCAGCCGGCCGGCAACGTGCTCGTCACCGGCGGCACGGGTTTTATCGGCGAAACCCTCGTGAACCAGCTGCTCGATGCGGGGCATACGGTCACGTTGCTGGCGCGCGATCCGCTGCGCGCGGCCTACCAGTTTCATGGACGCGTGCGCAGCGTGACGTCCGTCGAACAGTTGCAGCCGCATGAGCGCTTCGACACCGTGATCAATCTTGCGGGCGCGCCGGTGCTGGGCGCACGCTGGAGCAAGCGCCGGCAAGCGCTGCTGCTCGCCAGCCGCGTCGGCGTCACGCAGTCGCTGATGCGCTGGGTCGAGACCGCCCAGGTCAAGCCGCGCACGTGGATCCAGGCTTCCGCGATCGGCTACTACGGCGTGCGGCCGGCCGACGAACGACTCGACGAGGGCAGCAGCGCCGGCACCGGCTTCATGTCCGAGCTGTGCCGGCAGTGGGAACGGTCCTCGCAGCCGCTGGAGCGCCATGGCGTGCGCGCGGTGGTGCTGCGGCTGGGCATCGTGTTCGGCCCCGGCGGCGCGTTGCGCCCGATGCTGCTGCCGCATTACTTCGGGATGGGCGGACGATTCGGCGACGGTGCGCAGGTCATGAGCTGGATCCACCGGGACGACGTGCTGCGGATCATCGCGCGCGCGATGTCGAACGCGGGCATGCACGGCGTCTACAACGCGGTGGCGCCCGGCGCATTGACCCAGCGCGAGTTCGTGCAGGTCGTGACGAAGGTGCTGCGCCGCCCCGCATGGCTGCATGTGCCGGCCGCGCCGCTGCGCTGCGCGATGGGCGAGATGGCCGAGCTGCTGCTGGATGGGAAGCGGGTGATGCCGGCGCGGCTGCATCACGACGGCTTCATGTTCAGGTTCCCGACCGCCGAGCACGCGCTGCGCGACCTGACGAATCGGCCGCATGGCGATTTTGCACACCCGGCCTGTCGCTTGCCCCGCAGTCGTGTATAAATTCGACGTGACCGCGTTCGGGACGTGTCGTGCGTCCCGGGCGCTCCGCATCCGACCTCACAAGGAGACTGCATGCTGCACATCCTCGGCAAGATCCCGTCCATCAACGTCCGCAAGGTGCTGTGGCTGTGCACCGAGCTGAACCTGCCATTCGAACAGGAAGACTGGGGCGCGGGTTTCCGCACGACCAACGATCCGGCCTATCTCGCGCTGAATCCGAACGCGCTCGTGCCCGTCATCAAGGATGACGATTTCGTGCTCTGGGAATCGAACACGATCATCCGCTACCTCGCGAACCGCTATGGCGACGACGCGCTCTATCCGGCCGAGCCGCGGGCCCGCGCGCGGGTCGATCAATGGATCGACTGGCAGGGCACGGACCTGAACCGCTCGTGGGTCGGCGCGTTCCTCGGCCTCGTGCGGAAATCGCCCGATCATCAGGATCCGGACGGCATCGCGCAGTCGATCGCGGGCTGGACGAAGCACATGCGCGTGCTGAATGCGCAGCTCGAATCGACCGGCGCGTTCGTGGCTGGCGGCACCTTCACGCTCGCGGACATTCCGATCGGCCTGTCGGTGAACCGCTGGTTCGGCACGCCGTTCGAGCATCCGGATTTCCCGGCGGTGTCGCGCTATATCGAGCGTCTCGCGACGCGCGAAGGCTTCAAGACCTACGCCGGCAGCGCGAATCCGTGACGCTTCGCAGGTAGCGCGCGGCGCGGCGGCGTTGCAATCGCCGCCGCGTCGCCACCGGCATGCACGGGCCCGCGGGCCCGTCGTCACGCGCCGGGTGCCGGCATCGCGTCGAGCACGCGCGCGA
It encodes:
- the fabV gene encoding enoyl-ACP reductase FabV, translating into MIIKPRVRGFICVTTHPVGCEANVKEQIDYVTSHGPIANGPKKVLVIGASTGYGLAARISAAFGSGADTLGVFFERAGSESKPGTAGWYNSAAFEKFAAEKGLYARSINGDAFSDKVKQVTIDTIKQDLGKVDLVVYSLAAPRRTHPKTGETISSTLKPIGKSVTFRGLDTDKEVIREVALEPATQEEIDGTVAVMGGEDWQMWIDALDEAGVLADGAKTTAFTYLGEQITHDIYWNGSIGEAKKDLDKKVLSIRDKLAAHGGDARVSVLKAVVTQASSAIPMMPLYLSLLFKVMKEIGTHEGCIEQVYGLLKDSLYGATPHVDEEGRLRADYKELDPQVQAKVVAQWDKVTNENLYELTDFAGYKTDFLRLFGFEIAGVDYDADVNPDVKIPGIIDTTA
- a CDS encoding GbsR/MarR family transcriptional regulator: MELTPIAERFILHWGEMGSRWGVNRTVSQIHALLYLAGRPVAADEIAETLNVARSNVSTSLKELQAWRLAKVVHVLGDRRDHFETSTDIWELFKLIVEGRRQREIEPTLTVLRDCLTSPEIANESRETEQRIRDTLQFVETLTTWSDEMLRLKPDTLMKALGIGAKISQTVRRKSSK
- a CDS encoding SDR family oxidoreductase gives rise to the protein MNAVLPSTGQGGHTGERSMTVLVCGANGFIGRALCAQLEAGGHRVLHGVRDAAGPRDVGIDFAKDVDPDTWLARLEGVDVVINAVGILADRRGATLDAVHRAAPCALFTACCRARVRRVIQISALGVERGDTRYFASKHAADRFLQTLPIDFRIVRPALVYGAAGTSARFFRMLASLPVHALPAGGHQRLRPVHVDDLAELVARLVAQSFDAPAAGSAVIDVVGNDEVEYREMLARYRAALGFPPAAGVTLPGPLVGAAAALFGTLPGAMLTRDSWTMLRGGNTGDPAAAAAVLGRPPRGIGGFIGADAAALRRDALAMWRRPLLLGALAIVWIWTAIASAFIHPLHASLALLAHAHLTGLPALVALYAASALDFAFGIATVAAPSRRLWVAQAVLIVAYSAVIAVTMPGLLAEPFGPVLKNVPILAILLILFSEEEQP
- a CDS encoding DUF2269 family protein, which translates into the protein MNTYLVVKALHILSSVLLVGTGFGTAFYLFFANRTRSVPAIAAVSRLVVRADWWFTTPAVIFQPASGLWLAHTAGWPWHTPWLVASIVLYAIAGACWLPVVWLQVELAAMAKLAYVNGDGALPERYWRYAKRWELLGYPSFFAMLSVYFLMVIKPA
- a CDS encoding TIGR01777 family oxidoreductase; its protein translation is MNTLPAFDWALNLLIVQGAMGAFDTLYHHELTQDLPNSPRARLELAIHAVRSVLYGLVFASIANVAFHGAWVAAIAAVVLVEVVLTLWDFVVEDQSRKLPATERVLHTLLAVNGGALFGMLAMQLAVWAHEPTALHAIDVGWRGWLLSLFAVGVTVSGIRDGIAACRIARHAPVANPFAGQPAGNVLVTGGTGFIGETLVNQLLDAGHTVTLLARDPLRAAYQFHGRVRSVTSVEQLQPHERFDTVINLAGAPVLGARWSKRRQALLLASRVGVTQSLMRWVETAQVKPRTWIQASAIGYYGVRPADERLDEGSSAGTGFMSELCRQWERSSQPLERHGVRAVVLRLGIVFGPGGALRPMLLPHYFGMGGRFGDGAQVMSWIHRDDVLRIIARAMSNAGMHGVYNAVAPGALTQREFVQVVTKVLRRPAWLHVPAAPLRCAMGEMAELLLDGKRVMPARLHHDGFMFRFPTAEHALRDLTNRPHGDFAHPACRLPRSRV
- a CDS encoding glutathione S-transferase family protein; this encodes MLHILGKIPSINVRKVLWLCTELNLPFEQEDWGAGFRTTNDPAYLALNPNALVPVIKDDDFVLWESNTIIRYLANRYGDDALYPAEPRARARVDQWIDWQGTDLNRSWVGAFLGLVRKSPDHQDPDGIAQSIAGWTKHMRVLNAQLESTGAFVAGGTFTLADIPIGLSVNRWFGTPFEHPDFPAVSRYIERLATREGFKTYAGSANP